A segment of the Homoserinimonas aerilata genome:
GTGCTGTCGAGCCACAGCATGGACCTGATCGAGCACTTCTGTGACTCGGTCGCCGTGATCGCGGAGGGTCGCATCCTCACCGTCGGCACCACCGAGGAGGTGCGCGGCGACGCCTCCCTGGAGGAGCGGTTCATCGACCTTATCGGCGACGTGCGACCGGGGGAGGACATGGAGTGGTTGCGCTCGTTCTCCGACTGAGGCTCGCCCAGCTCTCCAACGGGCTGCGTCGCGGCGGTGTGCAACTGCTCGGTCTCGTCGTTCTGCTGGCGTTCGGCGTTGCGCTCACCGGCTATCTGCTCGACGCGTTCGGCGCCCTCGCGTCGGCTTCCGCGGCGGATGCGGCAACGGGAACGGTTCTGATCGGTTCGGTGGTCACGCTCGGCTTCGTGCTGGTTCCGTTGCTCCTTCCGGGCGATGATCCTCTCGATGCTCGCTCCTTCACCCCCCTCGGTCGCCCTCGTGCCGGCGTGGTCTGGGGCTTGGCGCTCGCGGCCGTCATCGGCGTTCCGACGATTCTGCTGATCGTCGTCGCTGCGGGCTTCGCGCATTCCTGGGCATGGAATCCGGATGCTGCGCCCATCGCTTCTCTCGCGGCTGTCCTGATTGTGCTGACCGGTGTGCTGGGTGCGCGGCTCGCTCGTTCCTTCGGCGCCGTCGTGCTCATGACGCGCGGCCTGCGTGAGGCTGCCGGCATCGTGCTGCTGCTGGTGCTTCTGGCGGCGACACCTTTCGTGCTCATGTTGCTGCTGGGGGGCGACGACCCTCAGTTGCAGTCTCGGCTGGGTGAGTGGGCGGCGGGGCTCTCTGACTCTCCGCTCGGGTTCGCGTGGGCGGCGCCTGTGGCTGCGGCCGCGGGTGACTCGGATGTGGCGTGGCAGCGTCTGGGCATGGCTGCGCTGGTGCTCGGTGTCGTGGCGGTCGCATGGCATCTGCTGGCGCTCCGCATGCAGCGCATGCCGGCGCCGCGGCTCGACGGTTCTCCGGCCCGCGAGGCCGGCCTGGGCTGGTTCGATGTGATGCCGGCGACTCTGGTGGGGGCGATCGCGGGGCGCAGCTTCAGTTACTGGATGCGCGATGGTCGCTACAAGTTCGCGCTTGCCGTCATCCCGGTGGTTGCCGTGCTGGTGGTGGTGCCGTTCGCCGTGGTCGGCGTGTGGTGGCAGAATCTGGCGCTCATCCCGCTGCCGGTCATGTGTCTGTTCTTGGGCTGGTTGCTGCACAACGATCTCGCGCACGACAACACGGCGTTGTGGTTGCATGTCGCGGCGGACACTCCGGGCTGGGCGGATCGCATCGGCCGAATCGTGCCTGTGCTCGTGCTCGGCGTTCCGATGATCGCGGTGTTCGCGCCCCTGAGCGCGTGGGGGTACGGCGATTGGTCGGTGCTGCCGTCGGTGTTCGGGGTGAGCGTGTGCGTGCTCCTCTCCGGTATCGGCATCTCCAGTTACACCTCCGCCCGTATGCCGTATGCGGCTGTGCGGCCGGGGGCGAGCCCGTTCTCGCAGCCGCAGTCGTCATCCGGTTCGAGTGGTCAGGCTGTCGCATTCTTCGGAACCATCGTCGTCTCGTTGCCGGTGCTGTGGCTGGCCGGTCTGGGCCTCGCGGAGGGCGGCGATTGGCCCATGCTGACCCTGCTGGGCGGCCTCGTGCTGGGGCTGCTTGTGCTGCTGCTGGGCGTGTGGGCTGGCGGCCGTGTGTTCACGCGGCAGGCTCCGGAGCTGCTCGCTTTCACTCTGCGCAATTGACGCTGAGCGCCTACCATTGAACGCATGAGTGACACTGAACACAGCGGCGGCGGTACGGATGTCCTGGATCGCGAACTCGAGGAACTGCTTCAGCAGGAGCAGCTCGAGGATGGCGACCACGAGCGCTTCTCGCACTATGTGCAGAAGGACAAGATCCTCAAGTCGGCGCTCAGTGGCAAGCCTGTCATCGCGCTGTGCGGCAAGAAGTGGACCCCGGGTCGTGACCCCGAGAAGTTCCCTGTCTGCCCCACCTGCAAGGAGATCTACGAGAAGATGAAGCAGTAGCTCTGGCCTGTTGATCTCAGAGTTATGTATTGATACAATCATGCATAGCTTGAACAGAAGATCGAAAGGTGGGGCGCATGGACTTCGAGCGGATGCTGGCGTGGGGGTTCATGGGTTTCATCGCGCTGATGCTCGTGGTCGTGATCATCTTCGCGGCGACGCCGCGTTCTCGGATGCGTGCCGTCGACGACTTCGTGCGCAAGGTGCGACTCGACCCGGGTGACGCGAAGATCCGGGCGGCCGTCGAGCGTCGCACGAGCAGGGTGAGTATCGCGGCAGTACTCGGAGCCGCTGTCGGGTTCGGGGCGGCAGTGGGGGTGCTTCTTCTCGTCCCGGAATGGCAGTCGTCCACCACGGTCTTTCTGGTGGTCACGCCGCTCCTGCTGCTCGGCCTCATCGGTGGCGGGGTGGTCGTGACGCTGCACGAGTCACTCTTTCAGCAGGATGCGGATGCCTCGCGCATCGCGAGGGCGATCTCGCCGACAGAGGCCGACTATGTGGACGCTCGTCGTCGAATGACGCCGAGCATCCTGCTGCTCTTTGCTGCTGCCGCCACCGGAATCGCCGTGGTTCTCGTCATCCTGGGGCGGACTGACGCGGCAGCTCTCGTGACCGCTCCCGCGCTGCCGGTCTTCGTCGTCGCCGTCGTCGGCTGGGTCGCCGCACGGATGCTCAGTCGTCGTGTACTCTCTCGGGGCCAGCCAGCGGGCGGCCCGGGCGAGCTCGCCTGGGATGATGCACTGCGGGCTGACACGCTGCTCCGGCTCACGTCGGCGATGACCATGCTCTGCTGGGTGTCGCTCGTCGCATCCCTGCACCTCATGCTTTCCGTCACGTTCTCCGATCCGGATGTCACGTGGCCCGACACCATCGTGAATCTCCTGTTCACGTGGGGGCTGATCATCGTCAGTTTGGATGCGCAGCTTGTCGGGGCGCGGCGACACTTCCTGCTGCGTCTGTGGCCTGACACCGACTTCGAGACCGGGGTCGTGAGGGGCGCATCCGCATGATGCTTCGCATCGATCCGGCGTCGGCTGTGCCGCCGTTCGAGCAGTTGCGGGTGCAGCTGCTCGAGCAGGTGCAGTCGGGCCATCTTGCGGCCGGCGCAAAACTGCCGACCGTGCGCAAGTTGGCGGAGGACCTCGGGCTGGCTCCCGGTACCGTCGCGCGCACCTACCGTGAGCTCGAGACCCTCGGCATCATCGAGACCCGCGGCCGGGCCGGAACCTTCGTTGCCGCGCAGGGTGACCCGGCTGAGCGCGGGGCGCAACAGGCCGCGCGCGACTACGTCGACCGCATCCGCAGCCTCGGCGTGGACTCGGATGCTGCACTCGAGTGGGTGCGTGCCGCGCTGCGCCCCTGACATCCGCGCCCGCCCCGCGATCGGATGTGCGCGCACGCGCAACTGCCGGGCTGCGCGTGCCGTCTGCATCAACATTGGGGCCGTCGTGGTCAAGTGGTGGGGCTCTTTGCTTGGGAAGGTCGTCACGAACAAAGGAGTTGTCCGTGACGCTGATGCACCGTTCCGCGGTTTCGCTTGCCGCAGCCATCCGTGAGGGTGAGGTCTCCTCGGTCGAGCTCGTGACCGAAGCAATCCGCGCCACAGATGCGGCACAGGAGCTCAACGCGATCATCTGGCGCAACGATTTGGATGCGCTCGCGAGGGCTCGTGAGGTTGACGACGCGATCGCTCGGGGTGACGATGTCGGGCCGTTCGC
Coding sequences within it:
- a CDS encoding GntR family transcriptional regulator, with translation MMLRIDPASAVPPFEQLRVQLLEQVQSGHLAAGAKLPTVRKLAEDLGLAPGTVARTYRELETLGIIETRGRAGTFVAAQGDPAERGAQQAARDYVDRIRSLGVDSDAALEWVRAALRP
- a CDS encoding DUF3039 domain-containing protein; this encodes MSDTEHSGGGTDVLDRELEELLQQEQLEDGDHERFSHYVQKDKILKSALSGKPVIALCGKKWTPGRDPEKFPVCPTCKEIYEKMKQ
- a CDS encoding ABC transporter permease — its product is MVALVLRLRLAQLSNGLRRGGVQLLGLVVLLAFGVALTGYLLDAFGALASASAADAATGTVLIGSVVTLGFVLVPLLLPGDDPLDARSFTPLGRPRAGVVWGLALAAVIGVPTILLIVVAAGFAHSWAWNPDAAPIASLAAVLIVLTGVLGARLARSFGAVVLMTRGLREAAGIVLLLVLLAATPFVLMLLLGGDDPQLQSRLGEWAAGLSDSPLGFAWAAPVAAAAGDSDVAWQRLGMAALVLGVVAVAWHLLALRMQRMPAPRLDGSPAREAGLGWFDVMPATLVGAIAGRSFSYWMRDGRYKFALAVIPVVAVLVVVPFAVVGVWWQNLALIPLPVMCLFLGWLLHNDLAHDNTALWLHVAADTPGWADRIGRIVPVLVLGVPMIAVFAPLSAWGYGDWSVLPSVFGVSVCVLLSGIGISSYTSARMPYAAVRPGASPFSQPQSSSGSSGQAVAFFGTIVVSLPVLWLAGLGLAEGGDWPMLTLLGGLVLGLLVLLLGVWAGGRVFTRQAPELLAFTLRN